The proteins below come from a single Dryobates pubescens isolate bDryPub1 chromosome 16, bDryPub1.pri, whole genome shotgun sequence genomic window:
- the TNIP1 gene encoding TNFAIP3-interacting protein 1 isoform X3 — translation MEGRGPYRIYDPGGGPEENGPTAFERLVEENTRLKEKMLGIKSIGELLEESQMEASKLRQKAEDLVKDNKMLIASSLEDLVETGAVGPDPSSTRTAPGSTQPDTEARKSPPSGSSSEFEVVAVEAQGFPQEGRRVDLEQPSNEDANLLPQLQQLENTLSGCAKEASKDQVFVRMGYMASELKRLASKVHKNEQRTSFLQTLCETLHSENKELRTKLEHDLEQRNQALEKLRCENQELRRMVTLSSQDSGKREAAEQQQLLEVNKQWDQHFRAMKQKYEQKLTDLHQELAEARRALSELEAEREQKQRDFDRKLLLAKSRIETEEAEKERLAMEVRDLQQRMRFLQEQLAPVTRQREYQEKEIQRLNKALEEALNVQASPPPIFANTMEPVGNMPQQELLTQNELLKQQVKIFEEDFQRERSDRERMNEEKEELKQQLEKLQKQLVLSNNQLRASKDDCQREKEEKEKLKKLLKQHKQASGERLHPEPLPGPLGPACPVYQYQYSPPVAHPMYHGFEEWQQIRYPPAMPGEHPPGQNFHHFPPPEYPWRPPCAMARSQNAQAVAGVKPVPKDLEQAGPGLP, via the exons ATGGAAGGGAGAGGACCTTACCGCATCTACGACCCCGGCGGGGGCCCGGAGGAGAATGGCCCCACGGCCTTCGAgcggctggtggaggagaacaCCCGCCTGAAGGAGAAGATGCTGGGCATCAAGTCTATTG GAGAGTTGCTAGAGGAGTCCCAGATGGAGGCATCCAAGCTGCGGCAGAAGGCAGAAGACcttgtgaaggacaacaaaatgTTGATAGCATCTTCCTTGGAGGACCTGGTGGAAACAGGAG ctgttgGCCCTGACCCCAGCTCCACTCGGACTGCCccgggcagcacccagccagacACGGAAGCACGGAAATCTCCTCCAAGT GGATCCTCCTCGGAGTTCGAGGTTGTGGCTGTCGAAGCACAAGGGTTTCCCCAAGAGGGCAGGAGAGTG GACTTGGAGCAGCCATCAAATGAGGATGCCAacttgctgccccagctgcagcagctggagaacacGCTGAGTGGCTGTGCCAAGGAGGCCAGCAAGGACCAGGTCTTCGTGCGCATGGGCTACATGGCCTCCGAGCTCAAGCGCCTGGCCTCCAAGGTGCACAAGAACGAGCAGAGGacctccttcctgcag ACGCTGTGTGAGACGCTGCACAGTGAGAACAAGGAGCTGAGAACCAAGCTAGAGCAcgacctggagcagaggaaccaGGCGCTGGAGAAGCTCAG gtgtGAGAACCAGGAGCTCCGGAGGATGGTGACgctgagcagccaggacagcgggaagagggaagctgctgagcagcagcag ctgctggaggtgaaTAAGCAGTGGGATCAGCACTTCCGAGCCATGAAGCAGAAGTACGAGCAGAAG ctcacagaCCTGCACCAGGAGCTGGCCGAGGCCCGCAGGGCGCTGTCGGAGCTGGAGGCGGAGCgggagcagaagcagagggatTTTGACCgcaagctgctcctggccaagtCCAGGATTGAGACAGAGGAG gcagagaaggagaggctggCCATGGAGGTGAGGGACCTGCAGCAGAGGATGCggttcctgcaggagcagctggctcCAGTCACCAGGCAACGGGAATACCAGGAAAAGGAGATCCAGAGGCTGAACAAG GCACTAGAGGAGGCTCTGAATGTCCAGGCCTCTCCACCACCCATCTTTGCCAACACCATGGAGCCAGTGGGGAATATGCCGCAGCAAGAGCTGCTGACCCAGAATGAGCTACTCAAGCAGCAG GTGAAAATTTTTGAGGAGGACTTCCAGCGGGAGCGGAGTGACAGGGAAAGGATGaatgaggagaaggaagagctgaagcagcagctggagaagctgcagaagcagttGGTGCTCTCCAATAACcag CTGCGAGCCTCTAAGGATGACTGCCAgcgggagaaggaagagaaggagaagctgaagaagctgctgaaACAGCACAAACAG GCTTCCGGAGAGAGGCTGCACCCCGAGCCGCTGCCAGGGCCGCTGGGCCCTGCCTGTCCTGTGTACCAGTACCAGTACAGCCCCCCCGTGGCCCACCCCATGTACCACGGCTTTGAGGAGTGGCAGCAGATCCGGTACCCGCCAGCCATGCCCGGCGAGCACCCGCCAGGACAGAACTTCCACCATTTTCCCCCG CCCGAGTACCCCTGGCGCCCGCCCTGCGCCATGGCTCGCAGCCAGAATGCCCAGGCAGTGGCCGGGGTGAAGCCGGTGCCCAAGGACTTGG AACAGGCAGGTCCCGGACTGCCCTAA
- the TNIP1 gene encoding TNFAIP3-interacting protein 1 isoform X1: protein MEGRGPYRIYDPGGGPEENGPTAFERLVEENTRLKEKMLGIKSIGELLEESQMEASKLRQKAEDLVKDNKMLIASSLEDLVETGAVGPDPSSTRTAPGSTQPDTEARKSPPSGSSSEFEVVAVEAQGFPQEGRRVDLEQPSNEDANLLPQLQQLENTLSGCAKEASKDQVFVRMGYMASELKRLASKVHKNEQRTSFLQTLCETLHSENKELRTKLEHDLEQRNQALEKLRCENQELRRMVTLSSQDSGKREAAEQQQQSGATVEKAPGRGELEAKEKKVKILEHQRRELLEVNKQWDQHFRAMKQKYEQKLTDLHQELAEARRALSELEAEREQKQRDFDRKLLLAKSRIETEEAEKERLAMEVRDLQQRMRFLQEQLAPVTRQREYQEKEIQRLNKALEEALNVQASPPPIFANTMEPVGNMPQQELLTQNELLKQQVKIFEEDFQRERSDRERMNEEKEELKQQLEKLQKQLVLSNNQLRASKDDCQREKEEKEKLKKLLKQHKQASGERLHPEPLPGPLGPACPVYQYQYSPPVAHPMYHGFEEWQQIRYPPAMPGEHPPGQNFHHFPPPEYPWRPPCAMARSQNAQAVAGVKPVPKDLEQAGPGLP from the exons ATGGAAGGGAGAGGACCTTACCGCATCTACGACCCCGGCGGGGGCCCGGAGGAGAATGGCCCCACGGCCTTCGAgcggctggtggaggagaacaCCCGCCTGAAGGAGAAGATGCTGGGCATCAAGTCTATTG GAGAGTTGCTAGAGGAGTCCCAGATGGAGGCATCCAAGCTGCGGCAGAAGGCAGAAGACcttgtgaaggacaacaaaatgTTGATAGCATCTTCCTTGGAGGACCTGGTGGAAACAGGAG ctgttgGCCCTGACCCCAGCTCCACTCGGACTGCCccgggcagcacccagccagacACGGAAGCACGGAAATCTCCTCCAAGT GGATCCTCCTCGGAGTTCGAGGTTGTGGCTGTCGAAGCACAAGGGTTTCCCCAAGAGGGCAGGAGAGTG GACTTGGAGCAGCCATCAAATGAGGATGCCAacttgctgccccagctgcagcagctggagaacacGCTGAGTGGCTGTGCCAAGGAGGCCAGCAAGGACCAGGTCTTCGTGCGCATGGGCTACATGGCCTCCGAGCTCAAGCGCCTGGCCTCCAAGGTGCACAAGAACGAGCAGAGGacctccttcctgcag ACGCTGTGTGAGACGCTGCACAGTGAGAACAAGGAGCTGAGAACCAAGCTAGAGCAcgacctggagcagaggaaccaGGCGCTGGAGAAGCTCAG gtgtGAGAACCAGGAGCTCCGGAGGATGGTGACgctgagcagccaggacagcgggaagagggaagctgctgagcagcagcag CAGAGCGGGGCCACGGTGGAGAAGGCGCcgggcagaggagagctggaggcCAAGGAGAAGAAGGTGAAGATCCTGGAGCACCAGCGCAGGGAG ctgctggaggtgaaTAAGCAGTGGGATCAGCACTTCCGAGCCATGAAGCAGAAGTACGAGCAGAAG ctcacagaCCTGCACCAGGAGCTGGCCGAGGCCCGCAGGGCGCTGTCGGAGCTGGAGGCGGAGCgggagcagaagcagagggatTTTGACCgcaagctgctcctggccaagtCCAGGATTGAGACAGAGGAG gcagagaaggagaggctggCCATGGAGGTGAGGGACCTGCAGCAGAGGATGCggttcctgcaggagcagctggctcCAGTCACCAGGCAACGGGAATACCAGGAAAAGGAGATCCAGAGGCTGAACAAG GCACTAGAGGAGGCTCTGAATGTCCAGGCCTCTCCACCACCCATCTTTGCCAACACCATGGAGCCAGTGGGGAATATGCCGCAGCAAGAGCTGCTGACCCAGAATGAGCTACTCAAGCAGCAG GTGAAAATTTTTGAGGAGGACTTCCAGCGGGAGCGGAGTGACAGGGAAAGGATGaatgaggagaaggaagagctgaagcagcagctggagaagctgcagaagcagttGGTGCTCTCCAATAACcag CTGCGAGCCTCTAAGGATGACTGCCAgcgggagaaggaagagaaggagaagctgaagaagctgctgaaACAGCACAAACAG GCTTCCGGAGAGAGGCTGCACCCCGAGCCGCTGCCAGGGCCGCTGGGCCCTGCCTGTCCTGTGTACCAGTACCAGTACAGCCCCCCCGTGGCCCACCCCATGTACCACGGCTTTGAGGAGTGGCAGCAGATCCGGTACCCGCCAGCCATGCCCGGCGAGCACCCGCCAGGACAGAACTTCCACCATTTTCCCCCG CCCGAGTACCCCTGGCGCCCGCCCTGCGCCATGGCTCGCAGCCAGAATGCCCAGGCAGTGGCCGGGGTGAAGCCGGTGCCCAAGGACTTGG AACAGGCAGGTCCCGGACTGCCCTAA
- the TNIP1 gene encoding TNFAIP3-interacting protein 1 isoform X2, producing MEGRGPYRIYDPGGGPEENGPTAFERLVEENTRLKEKMLGIKSIGELLEESQMEASKLRQKAEDLVKDNKMLIASSLEDLVETGAVGPDPSSTRTAPGSTQPDTEARKSPPSGSSSEFEVVAVEAQGFPQEGRRVDLEQPSNEDANLLPQLQQLENTLSGCAKEASKDQVFVRMGYMASELKRLASKVHKNEQRTSFLQTLCETLHSENKELRTKLEHDLEQRNQALEKLRCENQELRRMVTLSSQDSGKREAAEQQQSGATVEKAPGRGELEAKEKKVKILEHQRRELLEVNKQWDQHFRAMKQKYEQKLTDLHQELAEARRALSELEAEREQKQRDFDRKLLLAKSRIETEEAEKERLAMEVRDLQQRMRFLQEQLAPVTRQREYQEKEIQRLNKALEEALNVQASPPPIFANTMEPVGNMPQQELLTQNELLKQQVKIFEEDFQRERSDRERMNEEKEELKQQLEKLQKQLVLSNNQLRASKDDCQREKEEKEKLKKLLKQHKQASGERLHPEPLPGPLGPACPVYQYQYSPPVAHPMYHGFEEWQQIRYPPAMPGEHPPGQNFHHFPPPEYPWRPPCAMARSQNAQAVAGVKPVPKDLEQAGPGLP from the exons ATGGAAGGGAGAGGACCTTACCGCATCTACGACCCCGGCGGGGGCCCGGAGGAGAATGGCCCCACGGCCTTCGAgcggctggtggaggagaacaCCCGCCTGAAGGAGAAGATGCTGGGCATCAAGTCTATTG GAGAGTTGCTAGAGGAGTCCCAGATGGAGGCATCCAAGCTGCGGCAGAAGGCAGAAGACcttgtgaaggacaacaaaatgTTGATAGCATCTTCCTTGGAGGACCTGGTGGAAACAGGAG ctgttgGCCCTGACCCCAGCTCCACTCGGACTGCCccgggcagcacccagccagacACGGAAGCACGGAAATCTCCTCCAAGT GGATCCTCCTCGGAGTTCGAGGTTGTGGCTGTCGAAGCACAAGGGTTTCCCCAAGAGGGCAGGAGAGTG GACTTGGAGCAGCCATCAAATGAGGATGCCAacttgctgccccagctgcagcagctggagaacacGCTGAGTGGCTGTGCCAAGGAGGCCAGCAAGGACCAGGTCTTCGTGCGCATGGGCTACATGGCCTCCGAGCTCAAGCGCCTGGCCTCCAAGGTGCACAAGAACGAGCAGAGGacctccttcctgcag ACGCTGTGTGAGACGCTGCACAGTGAGAACAAGGAGCTGAGAACCAAGCTAGAGCAcgacctggagcagaggaaccaGGCGCTGGAGAAGCTCAG gtgtGAGAACCAGGAGCTCCGGAGGATGGTGACgctgagcagccaggacagcgggaagagggaagctgctgagcagcagcag AGCGGGGCCACGGTGGAGAAGGCGCcgggcagaggagagctggaggcCAAGGAGAAGAAGGTGAAGATCCTGGAGCACCAGCGCAGGGAG ctgctggaggtgaaTAAGCAGTGGGATCAGCACTTCCGAGCCATGAAGCAGAAGTACGAGCAGAAG ctcacagaCCTGCACCAGGAGCTGGCCGAGGCCCGCAGGGCGCTGTCGGAGCTGGAGGCGGAGCgggagcagaagcagagggatTTTGACCgcaagctgctcctggccaagtCCAGGATTGAGACAGAGGAG gcagagaaggagaggctggCCATGGAGGTGAGGGACCTGCAGCAGAGGATGCggttcctgcaggagcagctggctcCAGTCACCAGGCAACGGGAATACCAGGAAAAGGAGATCCAGAGGCTGAACAAG GCACTAGAGGAGGCTCTGAATGTCCAGGCCTCTCCACCACCCATCTTTGCCAACACCATGGAGCCAGTGGGGAATATGCCGCAGCAAGAGCTGCTGACCCAGAATGAGCTACTCAAGCAGCAG GTGAAAATTTTTGAGGAGGACTTCCAGCGGGAGCGGAGTGACAGGGAAAGGATGaatgaggagaaggaagagctgaagcagcagctggagaagctgcagaagcagttGGTGCTCTCCAATAACcag CTGCGAGCCTCTAAGGATGACTGCCAgcgggagaaggaagagaaggagaagctgaagaagctgctgaaACAGCACAAACAG GCTTCCGGAGAGAGGCTGCACCCCGAGCCGCTGCCAGGGCCGCTGGGCCCTGCCTGTCCTGTGTACCAGTACCAGTACAGCCCCCCCGTGGCCCACCCCATGTACCACGGCTTTGAGGAGTGGCAGCAGATCCGGTACCCGCCAGCCATGCCCGGCGAGCACCCGCCAGGACAGAACTTCCACCATTTTCCCCCG CCCGAGTACCCCTGGCGCCCGCCCTGCGCCATGGCTCGCAGCCAGAATGCCCAGGCAGTGGCCGGGGTGAAGCCGGTGCCCAAGGACTTGG AACAGGCAGGTCCCGGACTGCCCTAA